The DNA segment GGGAGGGTCGGGAAAACGAGGGCCAGCAAAACGAAAATAAGAAGGATACGACGGCAGCCTTTAAAACGGTTTTTCATGGGGTCCGCTCCTGTCGTGTGGAATTTGCAGCACAATATGAAAGGCTGCGGGGATTGTCAACCGCATAAGGCGGCGTTTTGAGCCTCATTTGCGCCGGATCCCATGGAAAAGTGATGAATCGCCTCCCCGAGGGGCGCCTCGATCGGGAGGAGTCCCATGGGTGCTCCATCCAACACATTTCATAATACAGTAATGAATACAAACAGATCGATCGTTGACGAAATTCCGCCACACATTCCCCCACAAATCCCTTGACAAGAAATTTCTTTCGTCATAGTCTGCCCATCATTTGATGGAACAAGCATATGGAATAGCCAGATGGAACATGCCAATGGAACGGTCCGCTGGAAACTGTTGATGGGAGCCTGAAATGGCCACAATCCTGGAGAAGGCCCGGAAAGACCCCCAGTCGATGAAGGGGAGGATTCTGGCGGTGGCCCGCCGGCTCTTCGGGCAGTATGGCTTCCATGGCACGACGACCCGCATGATCGCCCAGGAAGTCGCCATCGACATGTCCACGCTTCACTATCACTGGGGGGAGAAGGGCGATCTCTACGAGGCCGTCGTCCTCGATATCTGCAGCGACCTCAGCCGGAAGCTGATCGAGGTCGAAAAGATCATCCACGGCCTGCCCCGCAACGACCGCCTTGCCATCTCCATCGAGATGATGACGGACTATCTCTTCGATCACCCCGAATGCTCCAACCTGATCCTGTTCCGCTATTTCGGCAAGACCCGGGAAGGCGACGGCCTCGACTTCAAGATCCCCGAATTCACGGCGGATGTAGCCCGGTCCATGGGATTGGCGAAAGACAAGCGGAATCTCTCCCCCCAGGTGAGGATGGAGATTCTGGCCCTGATGAATTCCATCCACAATTTCGTCTCGGGAGAGAACCTGTTCCGTCCCATGGTGAGCATGGAACGGGAGGGCT comes from the Syntrophales bacterium genome and includes:
- a CDS encoding helix-turn-helix domain-containing protein, which gives rise to MATILEKARKDPQSMKGRILAVARRLFGQYGFHGTTTRMIAQEVAIDMSTLHYHWGEKGDLYEAVVLDICSDLSRKLIEVEKIIHGLPRNDRLAISIEMMTDYLFDHPECSNLILFRYFGKTREGDGLDFKIPEFTADVARSMGLAKDKRNLSPQVRMEILALMNSIHNFVSGENLFRPMVSMEREGYIQLVKQTLKFIHLSAFAHEVDYAVE